CCGCCCACCAGGGTGACGTGCACGGTCACCTGCGAGGTGTCGAAGCCCAGCAGGCGCGCGACGCGTTCGCGCACGGTCTGCGGGTTCTGCGTGGGCGTCCAGATCTCGCATCGATCGCCTCGCAGGTCGATCGTGCAGTTCATGGGCTCCATGGGCGCGTGAGCCAGGAAGGGCAGCTCGTAGGTGGCCTCGAGCGTCCTCGCCGCGTTGCCGAGCGCGCCGTCGACGTCGCCGTCCTCGCGCAGGACCTCGCCGCGCTCGTCGACCAGGCGGCGGAAGGTCTCGTGCAGCTGCTCGGTGCTCGCGTCGGCGTCGTCGCCCTCCTGCCAGGCGATCTCGAGTGCCTCGGCTCCGCGCAGCGCCGACCAGGTGTCGCGGGCGATCACGGCGATGCCGTCGGCCACGTAGAAGCCGTCGTGCAGGCCGTCGATGCCGAACACGCGTTCCACGCCGTCGATCCGCATGGCCGGCGACGGATCGAACTCCTGCGGACGGCGTCCACCGTAGACGGGACACCGCGCGACCGCGGCGTAGCGCATGCCCGAACGCCGGATGTCCATGCCGTAGCGGGCACGGCCGGTGACGATGTCGGGGCCGTCGATGCGGTCGAGGGATTCGCCGATCAGGCGGTAGGTGGCCGGGTCCTTGAGTTCGACTTCGTCCTCGCTCGGAACGTCGAGGGTGGCGGCGGTCTCGACCAGATCGCCGTAGGCCCACTCGCGGTCGCTGTTCCAGTGCAGGACGCGTCCGTCGCGGGCGCGGCACGAGCCGGGTGCGACGTCGCCGAGGCGGGCGGCGGCGCGGATCAGCATGGTGCGCGCGGTGGCGCCGGCCTGGCGCAGCGGATCCCACATGAGCCGAACGCTCAGACTGCCTCCGGTGAGCTGGTGGCCGTACTTCTCGTCGCCGTCGGCCTGGACGATCGTCACGTCGTCGAGGCGGACTTCGAGTTCCTCGGCCAGGATCATGGGCATGCCGGTGCGGGTGCCCTGACCCATGTCGGTACGGGAGACCCACACGGTGATACGGCCATCGGTGTCGATGGCCACGAAGACGTTGGGCTGGAAAGTGTCGGCGGCGACGGCGTCGGTGGCGTCGACGGAGTCGAGCAGGGCGACGCCCAGCACGAGTCCACCGGTGGCCATGCCGGTGCGTTGCAGGAACTCGCGGCGTCCGATCTTGCGGATGGCGACCATGATCAGCCCTCCTTCGCCGCGCGACGGATCGCCCGGTGGATGCGTTCGTACGTTCCGCAACGGCACAGCACGTCGTCCATGGCGGCGTGGATCGCGTCGTCGTCGGGGTCGGGGTCCTGTTGGAGCAGGGCCACGGCGGCCATGATCTGTCCCGGCTGGCAGTAGCCGCACTGCGGGACCTGTTCGGCGAGCCAGGCGCTTTGTACGCGATGCGTTCCGTCGGGCGACAGGCCTTCGATGGTCGTCACCCGCGAGCCGTCGGCGTCGGACAACGGTGTGACGCAGCTGCGGACCGCGGTGTCGTCGAGCAGGACGGTACAACTGCCGCAGATGCCCTGCCCGCAACTGAAGCGCGTTCCCGGAAGGTC
This Candidatus Krumholzibacteriia bacterium DNA region includes the following protein-coding sequences:
- a CDS encoding molybdopterin cofactor-binding domain-containing protein produces the protein MVAIRKIGRREFLQRTGMATGGLVLGVALLDSVDATDAVAADTFQPNVFVAIDTDGRITVWVSRTDMGQGTRTGMPMILAEELEVRLDDVTIVQADGDEKYGHQLTGGSLSVRLMWDPLRQAGATARTMLIRAAARLGDVAPGSCRARDGRVLHWNSDREWAYGDLVETAATLDVPSEDEVELKDPATYRLIGESLDRIDGPDIVTGRARYGMDIRRSGMRYAAVARCPVYGGRRPQEFDPSPAMRIDGVERVFGIDGLHDGFYVADGIAVIARDTWSALRGAEALEIAWQEGDDADASTEQLHETFRRLVDERGEVLREDGDVDGALGNAARTLEATYELPFLAHAPMEPMNCTIDLRGDRCEIWTPTQNPQTVRERVARLLGFDTSQVTVHVTLVGGGFGRRLYPDMELEAARIASEVDGPVQVVWSREEDMRHDRYRPASLHRLRGGVDADGVPTALHWHILNTHRGVFRSDEFPSHQFPNLRVEYTHVPWVLPRGAWRSTVHSQNPFVAQCFLDELGHAGGMDPMELRLRMLSEHPRPRGDGDPPFDPDRMLRVVEEVADRSNWGRSVDDGHGRGIGFSYCYDSYVAEVLDLHVEDGRPKIDAVTAVVDCGRVINPDLVRSQFEGGVVFALSATMMQEITVEKGRVQQGNFGDFPMMRLSETPTVTTHILENENRPGGIGEVPIPPTMPALGNAHFMATGERLRRVPLFA
- a CDS encoding (2Fe-2S)-binding protein, with product MARFEFEVNGERRTLDTSGDMPLLWALRDHLDLPGTRFSCGQGICGSCTVLLDDTAVRSCVTPLSDADGSRVTTIEGLSPDGTHRVQSAWLAEQVPQCGYCQPGQIMAAVALLQQDPDPDDDAIHAAMDDVLCRCGTYERIHRAIRRAAKEG